One window of Thermus albus genomic DNA carries:
- a CDS encoding nucleotidyltransferase domain-containing protein: MGPVLKAILRTVPARKVILFGSRARGEAGPESDYDLLVVVPPEYKTMRVWKDLYEAASKAKRGFSLDLLLATEEDLEKNQDAWMTVYPRILREGLVLYAA, from the coding sequence CTGGGCCCGGTTCTAAAGGCGATCCTCAGAACCGTCCCGGCGCGAAAGGTTATCCTCTTCGGTAGCCGAGCCCGGGGTGAGGCCGGTCCGGAAAGCGACTACGACCTCTTGGTGGTGGTACCGCCAGAGTACAAGACCATGCGGGTTTGGAAGGACCTCTACGAGGCCGCCAGTAAGGCCAAGCGGGGTTTCAGTCTGGACCTTCTCCTGGCCACCGAGGAGGACCTAGAAAAAAACCAAGATGCCTGGATGACGGTGTATCCCCGTATCCTTCGGGAGGGCTTGGTACTCTATGCCGCATGA